The following coding sequences are from one Streptococcus sp. NPS 308 window:
- a CDS encoding ZmpA/ZmpB/ZmpC family metallo-endopeptidase gives MKKTKQQLEKITKYSIRKLTVGVGPVAIGAFLFGASTLSVDKVHANEVGGAHSVHYRYLAEQELTESEKALIHHEVPTEFQDEDIIYVVYRKKETNSQQLPYTGSKELALAGLGLATASLAVLLVSKKHRSKVLGILLISSICISNFVPFTAFAFENKELLSYNQTISASTHEGLAKGVIHIEGYEYVGYFKESKSTINTSSKKGESLVQEPQAAYTGKVEAKGTQEPGKEGESLAQEPQEAYTGKVEAKGTQEPGKEGESLVQEPQAEYTGKIEAKGTQEPGKEGESLVQEPQAEYTGELEAKGTQEPGKEGESLVQEPQAEYTGELEAKGTQEPGKEGESLVQEPQAEYTGKLEAKGTQEPGKKGESLVQEPQAEYTGKLEAKGTQETGKEGESVVQEKLPEYKVAEGAVTKETTTEIDYKIEIIEDPTKYTDEETVIQDGEKGSQITKTTYKALDGIETDQVLNTTTTVIKEPVTKKISRGTKPIEGTLVEESLEKIPFKEVVKEDDQLKKGERVTVQEGKDGQKKVIKTYKTIKGLKTEEAPKVVEQVLELDQDRIVKLGTKNFEKPVLTITAVEPKDLKRTSDVKYSLENPSKVAIKSITLTLKKGDEIVKTLTISPDNLTASLTDLQYYKDYKLETKMVYDRGEGDEEEILREEPLRIDLKKVEVKNIKETSLISVDTDGVETDSSFLTSVPTDVKPYYLKIATHDNKVTRLAVDKIEEVTVDGKTLYKVTAKAPDLVQHTNGNELSEEYVHYFAKPKSHEENVYYDFNELVKAMQANRKGTFKLGADLNAANVPTPNKQYVPGVFNGHLTSVDGKQYTIHNIARPLFERIENASVKNINLGNVNINMPWAENIAPVARIVKNAVIENVKVTGHIIAKNDIAGVVNKLDGEGAKVNNVAFIGKIDGVGDKGWNLAGIVGEIWKGHANKTYVEADITATKARVAGLASTVDNSSDPNGIGKYGTVRNSVAKGTIKVKSPVDVGGFISKNWVWGKLENNVSMMKVENGEEFYGSGDIDYDGGYFTNNALERNFVVKDVSAGKHSFKYSRSHRIREISLEEANTKIDAMGITADKFEIKPLIEDTLNNTKSLDKTYKDTQDYRIDRELAYRNIEKLQPFYNKEWIVNQANKLEASSNLVTKEVLSVTGMKDGQFVTDLSDVDHIMIHYADGTKEEKVVTRKADSQVQQVREYSIEGLGDVVYTPNMVVKDRTQLINDIKAKLAGVELISPEVRALMDKRNKPQENTDERKNGYIRDLFLEESFDEVKQNLGNLVKQIVENEDHQLNDDEAAQRAFIKKVKDNKANIMMGLAYLNQYYGIKYDELSIKDIMMFKPDFYGKNVNVLDRLITIGSKENNLKGDQSQDAYSRVIAGATGKGSLHEFLTYNMKLFTNETDMNVWFKKAIEKNAYVVEQPSLNPDFAHKKYRLYEGINNGVHGRMILPLLNLKNSHLFMISTYNTISFSAFEKYGKNTEEAREAFKSEINKRAKEQVNYLDFWSKLAADNVRNKLLKSENSVPTPVWDNHDAPGIGWANRYGHKDGKPDYAPIREFFGRIHKYHGYQYGYGAYAYIFAAPNQQDAVYFVMTELISDFGTSAFTHETTHVNDRMAYYGGWYHREGTDLESFAQGMLQSPSLTNPNGEYGALGLNMAYERQNDGNQIYNYDPNKLKNREEIDHYMKNYNEALMMLDHLEADAVIGKHLDDNSKWFKKMDREWRTNAERNNLKGEPHQWDKLRDLTDNEKKLTITSIDQLVDHNFVTKHGMPGNGRYRSEGFDSAYQTVNMMSGIFGGNTSKSTVGSISFKHNAFRMWGYYGYLNGFIGYASNKYKAEANNENKGLLGDDFIIKKISNGQFDTLEAWKKHWYKEVYDKAQNGFTTIEINGRSISTYAELKSLFDEAVQKDLDSLENPNIKNHYKNTEDLKWKVYKQLLQKSDGFSGNLFTKTSL, from the coding sequence ATGAAAAAAACAAAACAACAACTAGAAAAAATTACCAAATATTCCATTCGTAAGCTAACTGTTGGGGTAGGTCCTGTAGCCATTGGTGCCTTCCTTTTTGGTGCCAGTACCCTTTCAGTAGATAAGGTGCACGCCAATGAAGTCGGTGGTGCTCATAGTGTTCATTACCGTTATTTGGCGGAGCAGGAATTGACCGAGTCTGAAAAAGCCTTGATTCATCATGAGGTTCCTACAGAATTTCAAGATGAAGATATTATTTATGTAGTTTATCGCAAGAAGGAGACTAACAGTCAACAACTTCCATATACAGGAAGTAAGGAGCTTGCTTTGGCAGGTCTTGGATTGGCAACAGCCTCACTAGCGGTTCTATTAGTTTCTAAGAAACACCGTAGTAAAGTACTTGGGATTCTGTTAATCAGCTCTATCTGCATCAGCAATTTTGTACCTTTTACTGCCTTTGCATTTGAAAATAAAGAATTGCTTTCTTATAACCAAACTATTTCTGCATCTACACATGAAGGTTTGGCTAAAGGTGTTATTCATATTGAAGGATATGAGTATGTTGGTTACTTTAAAGAATCAAAATCGACTATCAACACAAGCAGTAAAAAAGGCGAATCTTTAGTTCAAGAACCGCAAGCAGCATATACTGGAAAGGTTGAGGCTAAAGGCACTCAAGAACCTGGTAAAGAGGGCGAGTCTTTAGCTCAAGAACCACAAGAAGCATATACTGGAAAAGTTGAGGCTAAAGGTACTCAAGAACCAGGCAAAGAGGGAGAATCCTTAGTACAAGAACCACAGGCGGAATATACAGGCAAGATTGAAGCTAAAGGTACTCAGGAACCAGGCAAAGAGGGTGAGTCTTTAGTTCAAGAACCACAGGCGGAATATACAGGTGAGCTTGAAGCTAAAGGTACTCAGGAACCAGGCAAAGAGGGTGAGTCTTTAGTTCAAGAACCACAGGCGGAATATACAGGTGAGCTTGAAGCTAAAGGTACTCAGGAGCCAGGAAAAGAGGGCGAGTCTTTAGTTCAAGAACCACAGGCGGAATATACAGGCAAGCTTGAAGCTAAAGGTACTCAGGAGCCAGGTAAAAAGGGCGAGTCTTTAGTTCAAGAACCACAGGCAGAATATACAGGCAAGCTTGAAGCCAAAGGTACTCAGGAAACGGGTAAAGAAGGTGAGTCGGTAGTTCAAGAAAAGTTACCTGAATATAAAGTAGCTGAGGGCGCGGTTACGAAAGAAACCACTACGGAGATTGACTATAAGATAGAAATTATCGAAGATCCAACCAAGTATACGGACGAAGAAACTGTCATCCAAGATGGAGAAAAGGGTAGTCAAATTACCAAAACGACTTATAAGGCTCTCGACGGTATTGAGACTGATCAAGTTTTAAATACAACAACCACTGTCATCAAAGAACCGGTTACTAAAAAAATAAGTCGTGGTACAAAACCAATTGAAGGAACTCTGGTAGAAGAAAGTCTTGAAAAGATTCCATTTAAGGAAGTTGTTAAAGAAGATGACCAACTGAAAAAAGGTGAAAGAGTTACTGTCCAAGAAGGAAAAGACGGACAGAAAAAGGTTATAAAGACTTACAAAACTATCAAAGGTTTAAAAACTGAAGAAGCACCGAAAGTTGTCGAACAGGTTTTGGAGTTGGATCAAGATCGTATCGTCAAATTAGGAACTAAAAACTTTGAAAAACCAGTATTGACCATCACAGCAGTTGAGCCTAAGGATTTGAAGCGTACTTCAGATGTTAAGTATAGTCTAGAAAATCCAAGTAAGGTAGCCATTAAATCTATCACCTTAACTCTGAAAAAAGGTGATGAGATTGTCAAAACTTTGACTATTTCACCAGACAACTTAACAGCTAGCCTGACAGATTTGCAGTACTATAAGGATTATAAACTCGAAACCAAAATGGTTTATGACCGTGGTGAAGGTGATGAAGAAGAAATTCTAAGGGAAGAACCACTAAGAATTGACCTCAAAAAAGTTGAAGTCAAAAATATTAAAGAAACAAGCTTAATAAGTGTTGATACTGATGGTGTTGAAACGGATAGTAGCTTCTTAACTTCTGTTCCAACTGATGTAAAACCATACTATCTAAAAATCGCTACGCATGATAATAAGGTGACCCGTCTTGCTGTGGATAAAATCGAAGAAGTTACTGTCGATGGAAAAACACTATACAAGGTCACTGCTAAAGCTCCTGATCTAGTTCAGCATACTAATGGTAATGAACTCAGTGAAGAATATGTTCATTATTTTGCCAAGCCAAAATCTCACGAAGAGAATGTCTACTACGATTTCAATGAATTGGTAAAAGCTATGCAGGCTAATCGTAAGGGGACGTTTAAGCTTGGTGCAGATTTGAACGCAGCAAATGTTCCAACTCCAAATAAACAATATGTACCAGGTGTATTTAATGGTCATTTAACAAGTGTTGATGGAAAACAGTATACCATTCATAATATCGCTCGACCATTGTTTGAGCGTATTGAAAATGCTTCTGTGAAGAATATCAATCTTGGCAATGTGAATATTAATATGCCTTGGGCAGAAAATATTGCACCCGTTGCAAGAATTGTTAAAAATGCTGTAATCGAAAATGTCAAAGTTACAGGCCATATTATTGCGAAAAATGATATTGCTGGTGTGGTTAATAAATTAGATGGTGAGGGCGCTAAAGTTAATAATGTTGCTTTCATTGGTAAAATTGATGGTGTTGGGGATAAAGGATGGAATCTTGCTGGTATTGTGGGTGAGATTTGGAAAGGCCATGCGAATAAAACATATGTAGAAGCTGATATTACAGCAACTAAGGCTCGGGTTGCTGGTCTTGCGTCTACTGTTGACAATAGTTCGGACCCTAATGGCATCGGTAAATATGGGACTGTACGAAATTCAGTTGCTAAAGGAACAATTAAAGTTAAATCACCTGTAGATGTTGGAGGTTTCATCAGTAAGAACTGGGTATGGGGCAAACTTGAAAATAATGTTTCAATGATGAAAGTTGAGAACGGTGAAGAATTCTATGGTTCCGGTGATATTGATTACGATGGGGGATACTTCACGAATAATGCTCTTGAAAGAAACTTTGTTGTAAAAGATGTTAGTGCGGGTAAACATTCGTTCAAATATTCTCGTTCACATAGAATTAGGGAAATTAGTCTCGAAGAAGCTAATACCAAGATTGATGCAATGGGAATCACTGCTGATAAGTTTGAAATTAAACCTCTAATTGAGGACACTCTTAACAATACGAAATCATTAGATAAGACCTATAAAGATACTCAAGACTACAGAATTGACCGGGAACTTGCTTATCGCAATATCGAAAAATTACAACCTTTCTATAATAAGGAGTGGATTGTCAATCAGGCCAATAAATTGGAAGCTAGTTCAAACTTGGTTACGAAAGAAGTTCTTTCTGTTACAGGTATGAAAGATGGGCAATTTGTAACTGACTTGTCAGATGTTGATCATATTATGATTCATTATGCTGATGGTACTAAGGAAGAAAAAGTTGTCACACGTAAAGCTGATTCTCAAGTCCAACAAGTTCGTGAATATAGTATTGAAGGATTAGGTGATGTTGTCTATACACCAAACATGGTTGTTAAAGATAGAACACAATTAATCAACGATATTAAAGCAAAATTAGCAGGTGTTGAATTGATTTCACCTGAAGTGCGTGCGTTAATGGACAAGCGGAACAAACCGCAAGAAAACACGGATGAACGAAAAAATGGTTACATTCGCGATTTATTCTTAGAAGAAAGTTTTGATGAAGTAAAACAAAATCTTGGAAACTTGGTGAAACAAATTGTTGAAAATGAAGATCATCAACTAAATGATGATGAAGCAGCTCAACGTGCTTTCATTAAGAAAGTTAAAGACAATAAGGCCAACATTATGATGGGGCTTGCTTATTTGAACCAATACTATGGCATTAAATATGATGAATTGTCGATCAAAGATATTATGATGTTTAAACCAGATTTTTATGGTAAGAACGTGAATGTCTTAGATCGCTTGATCACTATCGGCTCAAAAGAGAACAATCTTAAGGGCGACCAATCCCAAGATGCGTATAGTCGAGTGATTGCAGGTGCTACAGGTAAAGGAAGCCTTCATGAGTTTCTAACATATAACATGAAATTGTTTACAAATGAAACCGATATGAATGTTTGGTTTAAAAAGGCAATTGAAAAGAATGCTTATGTGGTAGAACAGCCATCACTGAACCCCGATTTTGCTCATAAGAAGTATCGTCTGTATGAAGGGATTAATAATGGCGTGCATGGTCGGATGATTTTGCCTCTATTAAACTTGAAGAACTCGCATCTCTTCATGATTTCGACCTATAATACCATTTCTTTTAGTGCTTTTGAAAAATATGGTAAAAATACTGAGGAGGCTCGTGAAGCCTTCAAGAGTGAAATCAATAAGAGAGCAAAAGAGCAGGTGAACTACTTAGACTTTTGGTCAAAATTAGCTGCTGATAATGTACGTAATAAGCTCCTCAAGAGTGAAAATAGTGTTCCAACACCTGTTTGGGACAATCATGATGCGCCTGGTATCGGTTGGGCAAACCGATATGGTCACAAGGATGGGAAACCAGATTATGCTCCGATTCGAGAGTTCTTTGGACGGATTCATAAATATCATGGCTATCAGTATGGATATGGTGCTTACGCATATATCTTTGCAGCTCCAAATCAGCAAGATGCTGTCTACTTTGTTATGACAGAGTTGATAAGTGATTTTGGTACATCGGCCTTCACGCATGAAACGACTCATGTTAATGATCGTATGGCTTACTATGGCGGTTGGTATCATCGTGAAGGGACGGACTTAGAGTCCTTTGCGCAAGGTATGCTCCAGTCACCATCGTTGACAAATCCAAATGGTGAATACGGCGCCTTAGGTTTGAACATGGCTTATGAACGTCAGAATGATGGCAATCAAATCTACAATTATGATCCAAATAAGTTAAAGAACCGTGAAGAAATTGATCACTATATGAAGAACTATAACGAGGCTCTGATGATGCTGGACCATCTAGAAGCAGATGCAGTTATTGGAAAACACTTGGACGACAACAGTAAGTGGTTCAAGAAGATGGACCGAGAATGGCGTACGAACGCTGAACGAAACAATCTGAAAGGCGAGCCACATCAATGGGATAAATTACGTGATTTAACGGATAATGAGAAGAAATTGACGATTACGAGCATTGATCAATTGGTTGATCATAACTTCGTTACAAAACATGGTATGCCAGGGAACGGACGTTATCGTTCGGAAGGTTTTGACAGTGCTTACCAAACCGTAAATATGATGTCGGGTATCTTTGGTGGTAATACTAGCAAGAGTACAGTTGGTTCGATTTCATTCAAACATAATGCTTTCCGTATGTGGGGATACTATGGTTATCTTAACGGATTTATTGGTTACGCTTCAAACAAATATAAGGCGGAAGCTAACAATGAAAACAAAGGGTTGTTGGGTGATGACTTCATTATCAAGAAAATCTCTAATGGGCAATTTGATACTCTTGAAGCATGGAAGAAACATTGGTATAAAGAAGTCTATGACAAAGCTCAAAACGGCTTCACTACAATCGAAATCAATGGCAGATCTATCTCTACTTATGCTGAGTTAAAGTCCTTATTTGATGAAGCTGTTCAAAAAGACCTAGATAGCTTGGAAAATCCAAATATAAAGAATCATTATAAAAATACTGAAGATCTTAAATGGAAGGTTTACAAACAGCTCCTTCAAAAATCAGATGGATTCTCTGGAAATTTATTTACCAAAACATCGTTATAA
- the msrB gene encoding peptide-methionine (R)-S-oxide reductase MsrB, protein MNDKVKLFVLAGVILLVLTGFYFLLMRNAGQTDSSQIEKASVSQGGKTVKKTEVSKDADLHEIYLAGGCFWGVEEYFSRVPGVTDAVSGYANGRGETTKYELINQTGHAETVHVTYDANQISLKEILLHYFRIINPTSKNKQGNDVGTQYRTGVYYTDDKDLEVINQVFDEVAKKYDQPLAVEKENLKNFVVAEDYHQDYLKKNPNGYCHINVNQAAYPVIDASKYPKPSDEELKKTLSPEEYAVTQKNQTERAFSNRYWDKFESGIYVDVATGEPLFSSKDKFESGCGWPSFTQPISPDVATYKEDKSYNMTRMEVRSRVGDSHLGHVFTDGPQDKGGLRYCINSLSIRFIPKDQMAEKGYAYLLDYVD, encoded by the coding sequence ATGAATGATAAAGTAAAACTTTTTGTCTTGGCAGGGGTCATTCTCCTAGTCCTAACCGGTTTCTATTTTCTATTGATGCGAAATGCAGGGCAGACAGATAGCTCGCAAATTGAGAAAGCATCAGTTAGCCAAGGAGGAAAAACAGTGAAAAAAACAGAAGTGAGTAAAGACGCAGACTTGCACGAAATTTATCTAGCTGGGGGATGTTTCTGGGGAGTGGAGGAATACTTCTCACGCGTGCCCGGAGTGACAGATGCCGTTTCAGGCTATGCAAATGGTAGAGGGGAAACAACCAAGTACGAATTGATTAACCAAACAGGACATGCGGAAACCGTCCATGTCACCTATGATGCTAATCAAATTTCCCTCAAGGAAATCTTGCTTCATTACTTCCGCATTATCAATCCAACCAGCAAAAATAAACAAGGAAATGATGTGGGGACCCAGTACCGTACTGGTGTCTATTACACAGATGACAAGGATTTGGAAGTAATCAACCAAGTCTTTGATGAGGTGGCTAAGAAATACGATCAACCTTTGGCAGTTGAAAAGGAAAACTTGAAGAATTTTGTAGTGGCTGAGGATTACCACCAAGACTACCTCAAGAAAAATCCAAATGGCTACTGTCATATCAATGTCAATCAAGCTGCCTATCCCGTCATCGATGCCAGCAAATATCCCAAACCAAGCGATGAAGAATTGAAAAAGACCTTGTCACCTGAGGAGTATGCAGTTACCCAGAAAAATCAAACAGAACGAGCTTTTTCAAATCGCTACTGGGATAAATTTGAATCTGGTATCTATGTGGATGTGGCAACTGGCGAACCCCTCTTTTCATCAAAGGATAAGTTTGAGTCTGGTTGCGGATGGCCTAGTTTCACTCAACCCATCAGTCCAGATGTTGCCACCTACAAGGAAGATAAGTCTTACAATATGACGCGTATGGAAGTGAGAAGCCGAGTTGGAGATTCTCACCTTGGCCATGTCTTTACGGATGGACCACAGGATAAGGGGGGCTTGCGCTACTGTATCAATAGTCTTTCTATCCGCTTTATTCCCAAAGACCAAATGGCAGAAAAAGGCTATGCTTATTTACTAGATTATGTTGATTAA
- a CDS encoding cache domain-containing sensor histidine kinase: protein MKRSSLLVRMVISIFLVFLILLAVVGTFYYQSSSSAIEATIEGNSQTTISQTSHFIQSYIKKLETTSTSLTQQEDLLAYAENPNQDQVKGIRDLFLTILKADQDLKTVVLVTKSGQVISTDDSVQMKTSSDMMAEDWYQKAIHQGAKPVLTPARKSDSQWVISVTQELVDAKGANLGVLRLDISYETLEAYLNQLQLGQQGFAFIINEKHEFVYHPKRTVYSSASEMEAMKPYIETGQGYTPDHQSYVSQEKIAGTDWTVIGVSSLEKLDQVRSQLMWTLLAASVTSLLACLCLVWFSLKRWIAPLKDLRETMLKIASGGQNLRAKETGAHELREVTRQFNAMLDQIDQLMAAIRRQEETTRQYELQALSSQINPHFLYNTLDTIIWMAEFQDSQRVVQVTKSLATYFRLALNQGKDLIFLSDEINHVRQYLFIQKQRYGEKLEYEIAEDPDFDNLVLPKLVLQPLVENALYHGIKEKDGQGHIKVSVQKKDSGLIIRIEDDGVGFQATSDSSQSQLKRGGVGLQNVDQRLKLHFGEDYQMKIDSIPSKGTTVEIYINGIETS from the coding sequence ATGAAGCGTTCTTCTCTCCTAGTCAGAATGGTTATTTCCATCTTTCTGGTCTTTCTCATTCTCCTAGCTGTGGTTGGGACTTTCTACTATCAATCTAGTTCTTCAGCCATTGAGGCTACCATTGAAGGCAATAGTCAAACGACCATCAGCCAAACTAGCCACTTTATTCAGTCTTATATCAAAAAATTAGAAACCACCTCTACCAGTTTGACCCAGCAGGAGGATTTGTTAGCCTATGCTGAGAATCCTAATCAAGACCAAGTCAAGGGAATCCGAGATCTGTTTTTGACGATCTTAAAGGCAGACCAAGACTTGAAAACGGTGGTGTTGGTAACCAAGTCTGGTCAGGTCATTTCCACTGATGACAGTGTGCAGATGAAAACTTCCTCAGATATGATGGCTGAGGATTGGTATCAAAAGGCTATTCATCAGGGAGCTAAGCCAGTTTTAACCCCAGCTCGTAAATCGGATAGCCAGTGGGTCATTTCTGTCACTCAGGAACTTGTTGATGCAAAGGGAGCCAATCTTGGGGTGCTTCGTTTGGATATTTCCTACGAAACTCTGGAAGCCTATCTCAACCAACTCCAGTTGGGCCAGCAGGGTTTTGCCTTTATCATCAATGAAAAGCATGAATTTGTATACCATCCTAAACGTACTGTCTATAGCTCAGCGAGTGAAATGGAAGCCATGAAACCCTATATTGAGACAGGGCAGGGCTATACTCCAGATCACCAATCCTACGTCAGTCAGGAAAAGATAGCAGGAACTGATTGGACGGTTATAGGCGTGTCTTCACTGGAGAAGTTAGATCAGGTTCGGAGTCAACTCATGTGGACCTTGCTTGCTGCTAGTGTTACATCTCTTCTTGCCTGTCTCTGCTTGGTGTGGTTCAGTCTCAAACGCTGGATTGCTCCTTTGAAGGATTTGAGAGAAACCATGCTGAAAATTGCTTCTGGTGGTCAGAATCTGCGTGCCAAGGAAACTGGTGCCCATGAACTGAGAGAAGTGACTCGACAGTTCAATGCTATGTTGGATCAGATTGATCAGTTGATGGCAGCTATTCGCAGGCAGGAAGAAACGACCCGTCAGTATGAACTTCAAGCCTTGTCAAGTCAGATCAATCCGCATTTTCTCTATAATACTTTGGACACTATCATCTGGATGGCTGAATTTCAGGATAGTCAGCGAGTGGTTCAGGTGACCAAGTCCTTGGCAACCTATTTCCGCTTGGCGCTCAATCAAGGAAAGGACTTGATTTTCCTGTCTGATGAAATCAATCATGTTCGCCAGTACCTCTTTATCCAGAAACAACGTTATGGGGAAAAGCTGGAGTATGAAATTGCTGAAGATCCTGACTTTGATAATTTAGTCTTGCCTAAACTGGTGCTACAACCCCTTGTAGAAAATGCCCTTTATCACGGCATCAAGGAGAAAGATGGACAGGGACATATTAAAGTTTCCGTCCAGAAAAAGGATTCAGGACTAATCATCCGCATTGAGGATGATGGTGTTGGTTTCCAAGCTACTAGCGATAGTAGTCAAAGTCAGCTCAAACGTGGGGGAGTTGGTCTTCAAAATGTTGACCAACGGCTCAAACTTCATTTTGGAGAAGATTACCAAATGAAGATTGATTCTATTCCCTCAAAAGGTACGACAGTTGAAATATACATAAATGGAATAGAAACTAGCTAA
- a CDS encoding response regulator transcription factor, giving the protein MTYTILIVEDEYLVRQGLTKLVNVAAYDMEIIGQAENGRQAWELIQQQVPDIILTDINMPQLNGIQLASLVRETYPQVHLVFLTGYDDFDYALSAVKLGVDDYLLKPFSRQDIEEMLGKIKQKLDKEEKEEQLQDLLTDKFEGNIAQKIQSHLADSQFSLKSLASELGFSSTYLSSLIKKELGLPFQDYLVRERVKQAKLLLLTTDLKIYEIAEKVGFEDMNYFTQRFKQIAGVTPRQFKKGEGR; this is encoded by the coding sequence ATGACCTACACAATCTTAATCGTAGAAGATGAGTATCTAGTAAGACAAGGCTTGACCAAACTGGTCAATGTAGCAGCCTACGATATGGAAATCATCGGTCAGGCTGAAAATGGAAGACAGGCTTGGGAATTGATTCAACAACAAGTGCCGGATATCATTTTAACCGATATCAACATGCCTCAGCTAAATGGCATCCAGTTGGCCAGTCTGGTACGAGAAACCTATCCACAAGTGCATTTGGTCTTTTTGACTGGTTACGATGATTTTGATTATGCCTTGTCTGCCGTCAAACTAGGTGTCGATGACTATCTGCTCAAGCCCTTTTCTCGTCAGGATATTGAGGAAATGTTGGGGAAAATCAAGCAAAAACTAGATAAGGAAGAGAAGGAAGAGCAGTTACAAGATTTACTGACCGATAAGTTTGAAGGAAACATAGCCCAGAAGATCCAGTCTCATCTAGCTGACAGCCAATTTAGTTTAAAGTCTTTGGCCAGTGAATTGGGCTTTAGTTCGACTTATCTGAGCTCCTTGATTAAGAAAGAGTTGGGTCTGCCTTTTCAGGATTATTTGGTGCGAGAGCGTGTCAAACAAGCCAAGCTCTTGCTATTGACAACGGATTTAAAGATTTATGAGATAGCCGAAAAGGTTGGTTTTGAAGATATGAACTACTTTACCCAACGCTTTAAACAGATTGCAGGTGTGACCCCTCGTCAGTTTAAGAAGGGGGAAGGTCGATGA
- a CDS encoding redoxin family protein, translated as MKKWQTCLLGVGSICCLAACSAKNMSDEATMKEQNKTEQVGAQTATKGQAVADFELTGVDGKTYRLSDYKGKKVYLKFWASWCSICLASLPDTDEIAKDAGDDYVVLTVVSPGHKGEQAEADFKNWYKGLDYKNLPVLIDPSGKLLESYGVRSYPTQAFIDKEGKLVKTQPGFMDKDMILKTLKEMG; from the coding sequence ATGAAAAAATGGCAAACATGTCTCCTTGGAGTAGGCTCCATCTGTTGCTTGGCAGCTTGTTCGGCTAAAAATATGTCAGACGAAGCTACTATGAAGGAGCAAAACAAAACAGAACAAGTCGGTGCGCAAACTGCGACTAAAGGTCAGGCGGTTGCTGATTTTGAACTAACAGGAGTAGATGGTAAGACCTATCGTTTATCTGACTACAAAGGCAAGAAAGTCTATCTTAAATTCTGGGCTTCTTGGTGTTCTATCTGTTTAGCCAGTCTTCCAGATACGGATGAAATTGCTAAGGATGCTGGTGATGACTATGTGGTCTTGACAGTGGTGTCTCCTGGTCACAAGGGAGAACAAGCGGAAGCAGACTTTAAGAACTGGTACAAGGGATTAGATTATAAAAATTTACCGGTTTTAATTGATCCGTCAGGCAAACTTTTGGAAAGTTATGGTGTTCGTTCTTACCCTACTCAAGCCTTTATAGACAAGGAAGGCAAGCTGGTCAAAACGCAACCAGGTTTTATGGATAAGGATATGATTTTAAAAACATTAAAGGAAATGGGGTAG
- a CDS encoding TIGR01440 family protein, translated as MKEKDIQRATSQIVEDVIDKANLKQGAIFVLGLSSSEVIGGQIGKESSQEIGEIIVKTILDILEEKGIHLAVQGCEHVNRALVVERQVAEQFGLEMVSVLPSLHAGGSGQLAAFKFMQDPVEVEFIKAHAGLDIGDTAIGMHVKHVQVPIRPVLREIGYAHVTALASRPKLIGGARAQYPEDSIRKS; from the coding sequence ATGAAGGAAAAAGACATTCAAAGAGCAACAAGCCAGATTGTAGAAGATGTAATAGACAAGGCTAATTTGAAGCAAGGAGCTATCTTTGTTTTGGGCCTTTCTTCTAGTGAGGTGATAGGTGGTCAGATTGGCAAGGAATCCAGCCAAGAAATTGGCGAAATCATTGTGAAGACCATCCTAGATATTCTAGAGGAAAAAGGAATTCATCTAGCTGTTCAAGGTTGTGAACATGTCAATCGGGCCCTCGTCGTTGAACGTCAGGTGGCAGAGCAGTTTGGTCTGGAAATGGTCAGCGTCCTTCCTAGTCTCCATGCAGGAGGTTCAGGCCAGTTGGCAGCCTTCAAGTTTATGCAAGATCCAGTTGAAGTTGAATTTATCAAGGCTCATGCTGGATTGGATATCGGAGACACTGCAATTGGCATGCATGTCAAGCATGTTCAGGTTCCGATTCGCCCTGTACTGCGTGAAATTGGGTATGCCCATGTAACGGCTCTAGCTAGCCGTCCAAAACTCATTGGTGGTGCGCGTGCGCAGTATCCAGAAGATTCTATCAGAAAGTCATGA